Proteins from a single region of Pseudomonas phenolilytica:
- a CDS encoding pilus assembly PilX family protein — MTSFNIAAQRGATLLVALVMLLILTVLAVSSMRGVVLESRITGNRAESQRLQTAAEAALREGEFRFYGPANLRDKLEPLESNCRKTNELQANGANRPCLLAIMTDDRKKFVLNPLAFLKTSSADNKTGADTDKAANTAFVTWMPYRGTVPGADDSDDSNITSSDRAAYWNTHLIAMTEDDSSLNPEYGAAMEGRGTYFYVVNGQAADQLAVQSTTANIYLGLNN, encoded by the coding sequence ATGACAAGTTTCAACATCGCTGCGCAACGCGGTGCGACCTTACTGGTTGCATTGGTCATGCTACTGATTCTGACCGTTCTGGCGGTATCCAGCATGCGCGGAGTCGTCCTGGAATCACGCATAACCGGAAACCGGGCCGAATCCCAGCGCCTTCAGACGGCAGCCGAGGCTGCGTTGCGTGAGGGGGAGTTTCGTTTCTATGGCCCGGCGAATCTGCGCGACAAGCTGGAACCGCTTGAATCCAACTGCCGCAAGACAAATGAGCTGCAGGCCAACGGGGCAAACCGTCCATGCCTATTGGCAATAATGACGGATGATCGCAAAAAATTCGTGCTCAATCCCCTGGCTTTCCTGAAGACCAGCTCCGCCGATAACAAGACCGGAGCGGATACCGACAAGGCCGCCAATACAGCTTTCGTAACCTGGATGCCTTACCGGGGAACCGTGCCCGGTGCCGACGATAGTGATGACAGCAACATCACCAGCAGTGATCGCGCCGCCTACTGGAATACCCATCTCATCGCCATGACCGAGGACGACTCATCGTTGAATCCAGAATATGGAGCTGCGATGGAAGGACGTGGCACTTACTTCTATGTGGTTAACGGACAAGCCGCGGATCAACTGGCCGTACAGTCCACCACCGCAAACATATACCTCGGCCTGAACAATTGA
- a CDS encoding PilW family protein, with protein MKIAYIASQRGISMVELLVALAISSFLLLGISQIYLDNQRNHLFQQSQSTNLEGSRFITLVLDEYLGKAGYRRDPAQSLESAFPQKGENADCMAFAKGAVIVPTKDALGICLRYQPLVSGEADCQGDASKAFDDSKPFKAAPDSALITLAIKYAPNGELHQGSITCKNLNAAAPGTMEIMSGVADMRLQFGFGSKDMHEKKLTEGSGRFADASSWTANSGPIRAVRYSILLASQENQRSGTSPIYDQWIAKSSVAAKSRLTANDKNRIYHVSSSTQTIRNLMP; from the coding sequence ATGAAAATCGCGTACATAGCCTCGCAACGAGGCATTTCCATGGTTGAACTGCTGGTAGCGCTGGCAATCAGCAGCTTTCTGCTACTCGGTATCTCGCAAATATACCTCGATAACCAGCGCAACCATTTGTTCCAGCAGAGCCAGTCCACCAACTTGGAAGGCAGCAGATTCATCACGTTGGTTCTCGACGAGTATCTGGGCAAGGCCGGATATCGCAGGGACCCAGCCCAATCGCTAGAGAGTGCATTTCCCCAAAAAGGGGAGAACGCCGACTGCATGGCCTTTGCCAAAGGAGCCGTGATAGTTCCCACCAAAGACGCTCTCGGCATTTGCTTGCGCTACCAGCCGCTGGTGAGCGGCGAAGCCGACTGCCAGGGCGATGCCAGCAAGGCCTTCGACGACAGCAAGCCATTCAAAGCTGCCCCCGATAGTGCGCTCATCACCTTGGCCATCAAGTACGCGCCGAATGGCGAACTTCATCAAGGCTCGATCACTTGCAAAAACCTCAACGCGGCAGCCCCCGGGACGATGGAAATCATGTCCGGCGTTGCTGACATGCGCCTGCAGTTCGGCTTCGGTAGCAAGGATATGCATGAAAAGAAACTGACTGAAGGCAGCGGCCGATTTGCCGACGCCAGTAGCTGGACTGCTAATAGCGGGCCGATTCGCGCCGTTCGTTACTCGATCCTGCTGGCCAGCCAGGAAAATCAGCGCAGCGGAACATCGCCCATATATGACCAGTGGATAGCCAAATCGAGTGTCGCTGCCAAATCCCGCCTGACCGCAAACGATAAAAATCGTATCTACCACGTTTCCAGCAGCACTCAGACGATCAGGAACCTCATGCCATGA
- the pilV gene encoding type IV pilus modification protein PilV, producing MRRTSGFSLIEVMVTLVLTTIGILGMVAMQGRSIQYTQDSAQRNTAIMLANELVEIIRANPDEVFKKTPPKEPIYSGFKDTSLFYKDKGSDFDTAPTNCVANPTSAIEMRDCWVQAVEASLPGAATLLESTTYICRSSSPGTCDDNGSMVEIQLAWTVKAGTCPDTRAPDATTCIYRARVEL from the coding sequence ATGAGAAGAACCAGCGGCTTCAGCCTGATCGAAGTGATGGTCACACTGGTGCTGACCACCATTGGCATTCTTGGCATGGTGGCCATGCAGGGGCGCAGCATCCAGTACACGCAGGATTCGGCGCAGCGAAATACCGCGATCATGCTCGCCAATGAGCTGGTCGAGATAATCCGCGCCAATCCAGACGAAGTTTTCAAAAAAACCCCTCCCAAGGAGCCCATATACAGCGGCTTCAAGGACACCTCGCTGTTCTACAAGGACAAAGGCAGCGACTTCGACACAGCACCCACAAATTGTGTCGCCAACCCCACCAGCGCGATCGAGATGCGCGACTGCTGGGTGCAGGCTGTCGAAGCCTCTCTGCCGGGAGCCGCGACACTCCTCGAATCCACGACCTACATCTGCCGCAGCTCGTCACCGGGAACCTGCGACGACAATGGCTCGATGGTTGAAATTCAGTTGGCCTGGACAGTCAAGGCGGGCACCTGCCCTGATACCCGCGCGCCCGACGCCACCACCTGCATCTACAGAGCCCGGGTGGAACTATGA
- a CDS encoding GspH/FimT family pseudopilin: MSGRSFTRGFTLIELMITIALLTIVLAIAVPNFTAFIQKTQLQGQTDDLLTFLQYARSEAVTRRTTAIVEVNDAAPWEVQVGGQSVRELSHDGPVKLDADVATITYNANGTATPALIIVCRDDNHETAFVVQVRASGASIRHARGKDAAGDALTKCTL, translated from the coding sequence ATGTCTGGCCGAAGTTTCACGCGCGGCTTTACCCTGATCGAGCTGATGATCACCATCGCCCTGCTGACAATTGTCTTGGCGATCGCTGTTCCCAACTTCACCGCCTTCATTCAGAAGACACAACTGCAGGGACAGACCGACGATCTCCTTACATTTCTGCAGTACGCCCGCAGCGAAGCGGTCACGCGCCGCACCACCGCCATTGTGGAAGTCAACGATGCTGCCCCGTGGGAAGTCCAGGTGGGCGGTCAGTCCGTACGAGAACTGAGCCACGATGGGCCGGTCAAGCTGGACGCGGATGTCGCGACCATCACTTACAACGCCAACGGTACCGCGACGCCTGCCCTGATCATCGTCTGCCGGGACGACAACCATGAAACGGCGTTCGTCGTGCAGGTTCGTGCCAGCGGCGCATCCATACGCCACGCGCGCGGCAAAGACGCGGCTGGAGATGCCCTCACCAAATGCACGCTATGA
- a CDS encoding GspH/FimT family pseudopilin — MLDKDQGFTLVELLTTLALFAIIVSIALPALADMIEYNRQQALLTQVQEAVQNARAKAVLHRQTIVLCGTQDATNCSNNWSDGWLIRSETTQEVLHVTQLSGADELHWSSFGGQRIRFFENGTSPTSNGRFFQCYKRRIAWQLILSRQGRLKRSTRAEDAQEAARCSS, encoded by the coding sequence ATGCTGGACAAGGATCAAGGCTTCACCCTCGTCGAACTGCTCACAACCCTCGCGCTGTTCGCGATCATCGTCTCCATCGCGTTGCCGGCGCTGGCCGACATGATTGAGTACAACCGGCAGCAGGCATTGCTCACCCAGGTGCAGGAGGCGGTCCAGAACGCCCGCGCCAAGGCGGTACTTCACCGCCAGACGATCGTGCTCTGCGGAACACAGGATGCAACCAACTGCAGCAACAACTGGAGCGATGGCTGGCTGATCCGCTCGGAAACCACTCAAGAAGTTCTACACGTTACTCAACTATCGGGCGCGGACGAACTGCACTGGAGCAGCTTCGGCGGCCAGCGCATACGCTTCTTCGAAAATGGAACCAGTCCCACCAGCAACGGACGCTTCTTCCAGTGCTACAAGCGGCGTATCGCCTGGCAACTGATCCTGAGTCGTCAGGGCCGCTTGAAGCGCAGCACCCGTGCCGAAGATGCGCAGGAGGCCGCACGCTGCAGCAGCTAA
- the thiO gene encoding glycine oxidase ThiO — MVAKVTTIMVGGGVIGLLSTYLLASAGQDVVLLESGTAGSEASWAGGGIVSPLYPWRYSPAVTALAHWSQSFYPQLGEQLLEQTQIDPEVYETGLYWLDLQDEDQALGWARQHGRPLQSVPMAQVHAAVPALGPGFERAVYMSGVANVRNPRLLQALRAALQQLPNVRLIEQCPVTGFVREGTRIVGVCTAQGEMRAERVVVAAGAWSGELLRTLGLDLPVKPMKGQMILFKCAEDFLPSMVLAKRRYAIPRRDGHILVGSTLEDVGFDKVPTEDALQSLRKTAAELLPALADAPVVKHWAGLRPGSPDGVPYIGAVDGFDGLWLNCGHFRNGLVLAPASCQLLADLMLDREPIIDPQPYAPGTRLQVATS, encoded by the coding sequence ATGGTGGCGAAGGTTACGACGATCATGGTGGGTGGCGGAGTCATAGGGTTGCTTTCGACCTACCTGTTGGCTAGCGCGGGGCAGGACGTGGTGCTGCTTGAATCGGGTACAGCAGGCAGCGAAGCCTCCTGGGCCGGCGGTGGGATCGTCTCGCCGCTTTATCCGTGGCGCTACAGTCCGGCGGTCACGGCGCTGGCGCATTGGTCGCAAAGTTTCTATCCGCAGCTGGGTGAGCAGTTGCTGGAGCAGACGCAGATCGATCCCGAGGTATACGAGACCGGCCTGTACTGGCTCGATCTGCAGGATGAAGACCAGGCGCTCGGCTGGGCTCGGCAGCATGGCCGGCCGTTGCAGTCCGTGCCGATGGCACAGGTGCATGCCGCCGTGCCGGCGCTGGGCCCAGGGTTCGAGCGGGCGGTGTACATGTCCGGGGTTGCCAACGTGCGCAACCCGCGCCTGCTGCAAGCGCTGCGGGCTGCGCTGCAGCAGTTGCCGAACGTGCGGCTGATCGAGCAGTGCCCGGTGACCGGCTTCGTGCGCGAGGGCACGCGGATCGTGGGCGTCTGCACGGCGCAAGGCGAGATGCGTGCCGAGCGAGTGGTGGTCGCGGCGGGCGCCTGGAGCGGTGAGCTGCTTCGGACATTGGGACTGGATCTGCCGGTCAAGCCGATGAAGGGCCAGATGATCCTGTTCAAATGCGCCGAGGACTTCCTGCCGAGCATGGTGTTGGCCAAGCGGCGCTATGCGATTCCGCGGCGCGATGGCCATATCCTGGTTGGTAGCACGCTGGAGGATGTCGGTTTCGACAAGGTGCCGACCGAAGATGCGCTGCAGAGCCTGCGCAAGACCGCGGCCGAGTTGCTGCCTGCGCTCGCCGATGCGCCGGTGGTGAAGCATTGGGCCGGCTTGCGGCCTGGCTCGCCGGATGGTGTGCCATATATAGGCGCGGTGGACGGCTTCGACGGGTTGTGGCTGAACTGCGGGCACTTCCGCAACGGCCTGGTGCTGGCGCCGGCGTCCTGCCAGCTGCTGGCCGATCTGATGCTGGATCGTGAGCCGATCATCGATCCGCAACCCTACGCACCGGGTACGCGTCTCCAGGTCGCAACCTCGTAG
- a CDS encoding translation initiation factor Sui1, with product MAKKTTSLAGLGGLVYSTDAGRHCPDCAQPLDACICKQNAIPEGDGIARVRRESKGRGGKTVTTITGVPLAEAELKELASALKRRCGTGGALKDGVIEIQGDHVQLLLDELIKRGFQAKKSGG from the coding sequence GTGGCCAAGAAAACCACATCACTGGCCGGTCTGGGCGGGCTGGTCTATTCCACCGATGCCGGCCGGCACTGTCCTGACTGTGCACAACCGCTGGATGCCTGCATCTGCAAGCAGAACGCTATCCCCGAGGGCGACGGCATCGCCCGGGTGCGACGCGAGAGCAAGGGGCGTGGCGGCAAGACGGTCACCACCATCACCGGTGTACCGCTCGCCGAGGCCGAACTCAAGGAGCTGGCCAGCGCGCTGAAGCGCCGCTGCGGCACCGGCGGGGCGCTGAAGGACGGCGTCATCGAAATCCAGGGCGACCACGTCCAACTGCTGCTCGACGAACTGATCAAGCGTGGCTTCCAGGCCAAGAAATCCGGCGGCTGA
- the speA gene encoding arginine decarboxylase — MPVRRTRKDDGSQWTAADSRSIYGIRHWGAGYFAINDEGGVEVRPQRDGAPIEFNRLIHQLREAGLSLPLLVRFPDILQDRVRRLTGAFDANIERMEYAGRYTALYPIKVNQQEAVVENIIATQNVSIGLEAGSKPELMAVLALAPKGGTIVCNGYKDREFIRLALMGQKLGHNVFIVIEKESEVGLVIDEANELKLMPQIGLRVRLSSLASSKWADTGGERSKFGLSAAQLLSVIERFRVAGMDQGIRLLHFHMGSQIANLADYRQGFREAIRYYAELRALGLPVDYIDVGGGLGVDYDGTHSRNASSINYDMDEYAGTVVGMLKEFCDRQELPHPHIFSESGRAMTAHHAVLVMQVTDIERHNDEVPQIDNYDELPDIVQSLVDLLGPTDPEMVTETYWRATHYMSESGAQYASGKLTLAQKALAEQSYFAICRRLYNQLKARQRSHRAVLDELNDKLADKYICNFSVFQSLPDTWAIDQILPIVPLQRLTEEPVRRAVLQDLTCDSDGKIKHYVDEQSIESSMPVHEVAPGEEYFLGVFLVGAYQEILGDMHNLFGDTDSVNVYQREDGSYYHAGIETHDTIEDMLRYVHLSPEELMTYYRDKVASAKLSAKERTQFIDALRLGLTRSSYLTP; from the coding sequence ATGCCCGTACGACGCACACGTAAAGATGACGGCAGCCAGTGGACCGCCGCGGACAGCCGCAGCATCTATGGGATTCGCCATTGGGGCGCCGGCTATTTCGCGATCAACGACGAAGGCGGCGTCGAAGTACGGCCGCAGCGCGACGGCGCGCCGATCGAGTTCAACCGGCTGATCCACCAGCTGCGCGAGGCGGGGCTTTCGCTACCGCTGCTGGTGCGCTTTCCGGACATCCTGCAGGACCGCGTGCGGCGTCTAACCGGCGCCTTCGACGCCAACATCGAGCGGATGGAGTACGCCGGCAGATACACCGCGCTGTACCCGATCAAGGTCAATCAGCAGGAAGCGGTGGTGGAAAATATCATCGCCACGCAGAACGTCTCCATCGGGCTGGAAGCCGGCTCGAAGCCGGAGCTGATGGCCGTGCTGGCACTGGCGCCGAAGGGCGGCACCATCGTCTGCAACGGCTACAAGGACCGTGAGTTCATCCGCCTGGCGCTCATGGGGCAGAAGCTCGGCCACAACGTGTTCATCGTCATCGAGAAGGAATCCGAGGTCGGCCTGGTGATCGATGAGGCCAACGAGCTCAAGCTGATGCCGCAGATCGGGCTGCGCGTGCGGCTCTCCTCGCTGGCCTCGTCCAAGTGGGCCGATACCGGCGGCGAGCGCTCCAAGTTCGGTCTCTCGGCGGCGCAGCTACTCTCGGTGATCGAGCGCTTCCGCGTCGCGGGCATGGATCAGGGCATCCGTCTGCTGCACTTTCACATGGGTTCGCAGATCGCCAACCTAGCCGACTACCGCCAGGGCTTTCGCGAGGCCATCCGCTATTACGCCGAGCTGCGCGCGCTGGGCCTGCCGGTGGATTACATCGATGTCGGCGGCGGGCTGGGCGTCGATTACGACGGCACCCATTCGCGCAACGCCAGCTCGATCAATTACGACATGGACGAGTACGCCGGCACCGTGGTCGGCATGCTCAAGGAGTTCTGCGACCGCCAGGAACTGCCGCACCCGCACATCTTCTCCGAGAGCGGCCGCGCGATGACCGCGCACCACGCGGTGCTGGTGATGCAGGTCACCGATATCGAGCGGCACAACGACGAGGTACCGCAGATCGACAACTACGACGAGCTGCCGGACATCGTCCAGTCGCTGGTCGATCTGCTCGGTCCGACCGATCCGGAAATGGTCACCGAAACCTACTGGCGCGCCACCCACTACATGAGCGAGTCCGGCGCGCAGTACGCCTCCGGCAAGCTGACCCTGGCGCAGAAGGCATTGGCCGAGCAGAGCTACTTCGCCATCTGCCGCCGTCTGTACAACCAGCTCAAGGCACGCCAGCGTTCGCATCGCGCGGTGCTCGACGAACTCAACGACAAGCTCGCCGACAAGTACATCTGCAACTTTTCAGTGTTCCAGAGCCTGCCGGATACCTGGGCCATCGACCAGATTCTGCCGATCGTGCCGCTGCAGCGGCTGACCGAGGAGCCGGTTCGCCGTGCCGTGCTACAGGACCTGACCTGCGACTCGGACGGCAAGATCAAGCACTACGTCGACGAGCAGAGCATCGAAAGCAGCATGCCGGTGCACGAGGTCGCGCCGGGGGAGGAGTATTTCCTCGGGGTGTTTCTGGTCGGCGCCTATCAGGAGATCCTCGGCGACATGCACAACCTGTTCGGCGACACCGACTCGGTGAACGTCTATCAGCGTGAGGACGGCAGCTACTACCACGCGGGCATCGAGACCCACGACACCATCGAGGACATGCTGCGCTACGTGCATCTGTCGCCCGAGGAGCTGATGACCTACTACCGCGACAAGGTCGCCAGCGCCAAGCTCAGCGCCAAGGAACGCACCCAGTTCATCGATGCGCTGCGCCTGGGGCTGACCCGCTCGTCCTACCTCACGCCTTGA
- a CDS encoding DUF2214 family protein, whose product MAYAIAAYLHFLAVFLLFALLLLEHQLLRRPLSFARARSLFRTDLLFGIVAGAALVSGVARAGWYGKGADYYLQNSLFHAKVGLFVIVAVLSIYPTVTFLGWRSALRNRQVPVLSAPTARWLTWVIRLELLLLLVIPLLAALMARGFGVLTG is encoded by the coding sequence ATGGCCTACGCCATCGCCGCCTACCTGCACTTTCTGGCGGTCTTCCTGCTGTTTGCACTGCTGCTGCTGGAACACCAGCTGCTGCGGCGGCCGTTGAGCTTCGCCCGCGCCCGCAGCCTGTTTCGCACCGACCTGCTGTTCGGCATCGTCGCCGGGGCAGCGCTGGTCAGCGGAGTCGCACGCGCCGGCTGGTATGGCAAAGGCGCCGACTATTACCTGCAGAACAGCCTGTTCCACGCCAAGGTCGGCCTGTTCGTCATCGTTGCCGTGCTGTCGATCTATCCGACCGTAACTTTCCTCGGCTGGCGCAGCGCGCTGCGTAACCGCCAAGTGCCGGTACTCAGCGCCCCCACGGCACGCTGGCTGACCTGGGTGATTCGTCTGGAGCTGCTGCTGTTGCTGGTCATCCCGCTGCTGGCCGCGCTGATGGCGCGCGGCTTCGGCGTGCTGACCGGCTGA
- a CDS encoding MATE family efflux transporter, which translates to MSRLFAAWRHAPTHRRVWSLSAPMILSNLSVPLVTLVDSAVVGHLPHPHQLAAVAVGGSLYTLLVWLMGFLRMGTTGFAAQASGRRDGGTLRQVLLQGLLLALGFGLLLGSLAVPLKGLALQLMQPSAALDALTRDYFHTRLFGLPAALASYALIGWLLGAQNARGPLAILLTTNLLNVVLDLWFVLGLEWGVLGAARASVIAEWSGALLGLTLAARALRRHPGQVDYAQLRRWASWRPLMAVNRDIFLRSLALQLVFFMVTVQGTRLGDATVAANALLLNGMLLTAHALDGLAHAVEALCGHAIGARDRLALRRVLVVAGGWSLLASLAFALFFLLGGELFIRLQTDMPEVRQLAWTYLPYLAALPLIAVWSYLLDGLFIGATRAREMRDSMLLAVALSLPLGWLLQDMGNHGLWLAFLCFMLLRGVCLGGLAWRLQVRQAWLAPTHGTPSGHPAKGH; encoded by the coding sequence CGCCGATGATCCTGTCCAACCTCTCCGTGCCCCTGGTCACGCTGGTGGACAGTGCGGTGGTCGGCCATCTGCCGCACCCACATCAACTGGCCGCGGTCGCGGTTGGCGGCAGCCTGTACACCCTGCTGGTCTGGCTGATGGGCTTTCTGCGCATGGGCACCACCGGGTTCGCCGCTCAGGCCAGCGGCCGCCGCGACGGCGGCACGCTGCGCCAGGTCCTGCTGCAGGGGCTATTGCTGGCGCTGGGCTTCGGGCTGCTGCTCGGGTCGCTGGCGGTGCCGCTCAAAGGCCTGGCGTTGCAGTTGATGCAGCCTTCGGCGGCACTCGACGCATTGACCCGCGATTATTTCCATACCCGCCTGTTCGGCTTGCCGGCCGCGCTGGCCAGCTATGCCCTGATCGGCTGGCTGCTCGGCGCGCAGAATGCGCGAGGACCGCTGGCGATCCTGCTCACCACTAACCTGCTCAACGTCGTGCTGGATCTGTGGTTCGTGCTCGGTCTGGAATGGGGTGTGCTCGGCGCAGCACGCGCCTCGGTGATCGCCGAATGGAGCGGCGCGCTGCTCGGCCTGACGCTGGCGGCACGCGCCCTCCGCCGCCATCCGGGCCAGGTCGATTACGCGCAACTGCGCCGCTGGGCCAGCTGGCGACCGCTGATGGCGGTCAACCGCGACATCTTCCTGCGCTCGCTGGCGCTGCAGCTGGTGTTCTTCATGGTGACGGTGCAGGGCACTCGCCTGGGCGACGCCACCGTCGCGGCCAATGCGCTGCTGCTCAACGGTATGCTGCTCACCGCCCATGCGCTGGATGGCCTGGCCCATGCGGTGGAGGCGCTCTGCGGCCACGCCATCGGCGCGCGCGACCGCCTGGCACTGCGCCGGGTGCTGGTGGTCGCCGGCGGCTGGTCGCTGCTGGCCAGCCTCGCCTTCGCGCTGTTCTTCCTGCTCGGCGGTGAGTTGTTCATTCGTCTGCAGACCGATATGCCCGAGGTGCGCCAACTGGCCTGGACTTATCTGCCCTATCTCGCCGCGCTGCCGCTGATCGCCGTCTGGAGTTACCTGCTCGACGGCCTGTTCATCGGCGCCACCCGCGCCCGCGAGATGCGCGACAGCATGCTGCTCGCCGTCGCGCTCAGCCTGCCGCTGGGCTGGCTGTTGCAGGACATGGGCAATCACGGATTGTGGCTGGCGTTCCTCTGCTTCATGCTGCTGCGAGGAGTCTGCCTCGGCGGGCTGGCGTGGCGCCTGCAGGTTCGCCAGGCGTGGCTCGCACCGACCCACGGCACACCTTCGGGACATCCAGCCAAAGGACACTGA